In one Pseudomonadota bacterium genomic region, the following are encoded:
- a CDS encoding response regulator transcription factor, with protein sequence MGLVLTIEDEADLARKLQDHLNREGFAARVASTGVRGIELTLGSPVPDLVLLGLRLPDIPGIEVCRRIRQEPATHNVPIIVLAPRGDEVDRILGFEVGADDYVVRPFSMRELMLRVRAVLRRGSAPVKGLGQLRADGLRLDPASHRVWVDGEEIVLTALEFRLLRTLLSHKEQVQTRKQLLQEVWHVPGEMATRTVDTHMNRLRQKLGKSGTHIETLRGVGYRFCGARGVGGGAAR encoded by the coding sequence CTGGGACTTGTCCTGACCATCGAGGATGAGGCCGACCTTGCGCGCAAGCTGCAGGACCACCTGAATCGTGAGGGCTTCGCAGCACGCGTGGCATCCACAGGCGTCAGGGGAATCGAGCTGACCCTCGGCTCACCCGTGCCCGATCTGGTGCTGCTCGGGCTGCGGCTACCCGACATTCCGGGAATCGAAGTCTGCAGGCGCATTCGCCAGGAGCCGGCAACGCACAACGTCCCGATCATCGTGCTCGCTCCTCGGGGCGATGAGGTCGATCGCATTTTGGGCTTCGAGGTCGGCGCGGACGATTACGTCGTGAGACCCTTCAGCATGCGAGAGCTCATGCTGCGCGTGCGCGCCGTTCTCAGGCGCGGCTCGGCTCCTGTCAAGGGCTTGGGCCAGCTCCGCGCGGATGGCCTCAGATTGGATCCAGCAAGCCATCGCGTCTGGGTCGACGGCGAAGAGATCGTGCTCACGGCGCTCGAATTCCGGCTGCTCAGGACGCTGCTCTCCCACAAAGAGCAGGTGCAGACGCGAAAGCAGCTGCTCCAGGAGGTCTGGCACGTACCAGGGGAGATGGCCACCCGAACGGTGGACACGCATATGAACCGCCTTCGCCAAAAGCTCGGCAAGTCCGGAACTCACATCGAGACACTGCGCGGGGTCGGGTATCGCTTCTGTGGGGCACGAGGCGTGGGCGGGGGCGCCGCACGGTAA
- a CDS encoding Uma2 family endonuclease, producing MQPARKLATYEDLLALPEEERAEVFAGEIITQPSPLPRHNRVTRAVGSFVGRPFDDDHGHGGPGGWWIIPDVDVRLSKHEIVRPDMAGWRRERLAQPWEQRPIDVVPDWVCEVLSPSNAKHDRVRKANLYAASHVAFYWIIDVDERIVEAFQLRDGGWFRLGGWGDGDSVAVPPFDAITLDIGRLFPPE from the coding sequence GTGCAACCCGCACGCAAGCTCGCGACCTACGAGGACCTTCTGGCGCTGCCCGAGGAGGAGCGAGCCGAAGTGTTCGCCGGTGAGATCATCACTCAGCCCTCGCCGCTGCCTCGCCACAACCGCGTGACGCGCGCAGTCGGTAGCTTTGTCGGACGCCCGTTCGACGACGACCACGGGCATGGAGGCCCCGGTGGCTGGTGGATCATCCCGGACGTGGACGTGCGGCTTTCGAAGCACGAGATCGTACGCCCGGACATGGCTGGCTGGCGCCGGGAGCGGCTGGCACAGCCGTGGGAGCAACGGCCGATCGACGTCGTGCCGGACTGGGTCTGCGAAGTGCTTTCGCCGTCGAACGCCAAGCACGACCGGGTGCGCAAGGCGAACCTGTATGCAGCCAGCCACGTCGCGTTCTACTGGATCATAGACGTCGACGAGAGGATCGTAGAAGCGTTTCAGCTGCGCGACGGGGGCTGGTTCAGGCTCGGCGGGTGGGGCGACGGCGATAGCGTCGCCGTGCCGCCCTTCGACGCGATCACGCTCGACATCGGGCGGCTCTTTCCACCGGAGTAG
- a CDS encoding response regulator, with product MTSHDKPRVLCVDDEPNVLDGLRRQLRRGFALTTAIGAPEGLAIMEREQPFSVVVSDLRMPRMDGIEFLRRVRTLQPDTVRILLTGNADLKAAIGAVNQGAIFRFLSKPCPSDLLTQAVKAACEQYRLVTAERVLLEQTLRGSVDALTEVLSLASPEAFGRASRLKQWATTLCKHLSLGDTWFIEVAAMLSQIGSVVLPPDTASKLYHGAELSDAEEAMVKRMPAVAERLLGSIPRLEPVGEILAAQHARFDGAGGGGPRGESIPLGARLLKVVSDMDTLEARGLDVATAFQMLDGREGHYDPKLLALLKELRGHKGQRPAIQELPLSQVRPDMIFVEDVRAKTGVLLVARGQRATPELLERLYNFVPRIGVREPIRCREPRNSTPVAAA from the coding sequence ATGACATCACACGACAAACCACGAGTCTTGTGCGTGGACGACGAGCCGAATGTGCTCGACGGGCTGCGGAGGCAGCTGCGACGCGGTTTTGCGCTTACGACTGCGATCGGAGCTCCCGAAGGCCTTGCGATCATGGAGCGCGAGCAGCCCTTTTCGGTAGTGGTCTCCGATCTACGCATGCCGCGCATGGACGGCATCGAATTCCTGCGTCGCGTGCGCACGCTGCAGCCCGATACCGTCCGCATATTGCTGACCGGAAATGCGGACCTGAAAGCTGCGATCGGTGCAGTCAACCAGGGCGCGATCTTCCGCTTCTTGAGCAAGCCCTGCCCTTCCGATCTACTCACGCAGGCTGTGAAAGCCGCGTGCGAACAGTATCGCCTGGTCACAGCGGAGCGCGTCTTGCTCGAACAGACCCTGCGAGGGAGCGTCGATGCGCTTACCGAAGTGTTGTCCCTGGCAAGTCCGGAGGCCTTCGGTCGTGCGTCGCGACTCAAGCAATGGGCCACTACTTTGTGCAAGCACTTAAGTCTCGGGGACACGTGGTTCATCGAGGTCGCTGCGATGCTCTCGCAAATCGGGTCCGTGGTCCTGCCGCCCGACACGGCTAGCAAGCTCTACCACGGTGCAGAGTTGAGCGACGCCGAAGAGGCAATGGTCAAGCGCATGCCCGCGGTTGCCGAGCGCCTCTTGGGCTCGATTCCGAGGCTGGAGCCCGTGGGTGAGATCCTCGCCGCGCAGCACGCGCGCTTCGACGGCGCCGGTGGCGGCGGGCCGCGGGGCGAGAGCATTCCCCTTGGCGCGCGGCTGCTCAAGGTAGTCAGCGACATGGATACGCTGGAAGCCCGTGGCCTCGACGTGGCAACCGCCTTTCAGATGCTGGATGGTCGAGAGGGCCACTACGATCCGAAACTCTTGGCGCTGCTCAAGGAGCTACGCGGCCACAAAGGCCAGAGGCCGGCGATTCAGGAGCTTCCGCTTTCACAGGTGCGACCGGATATGATCTTCGTGGAGGACGTAAGGGCCAAGACGGGCGTGCTCTTGGTGGCCCGTGGTCAACGCGCCACTCCGGAGCTTCTGGAACGCCTGTACAACTTCGTTCCTAGAATCGGTGTGCGCGAGCCGATTCGCTGTCGCGAGCCCCGGAACTCGACCCCCGTAGCCGCAGCCTGA
- a CDS encoding response regulator, translated as MKRILFVDDEPNVLSGLRRMLRVYRKEWDMSFAGGGEAALAQLDSGHFDVLVTDMRMPGVNGAELLAQAQQRWPEVVRIVLSGHTELEAALRAVPVAHQFLVKPCNPEVLKQAIERACDLHVLLRREEIRRAVSKVGSLPSVPRVHMAVTKALAEPDVDIGKVAQLIEQDAAMSAKTLQLVNSAFFGLPRRVARVAEAASLLGTNMLKNLVLSIDVFRCFNTSDKAALAVMEAQQEHALMAACIAMRIVSDRRASEDAYMSALLHDVGKLVMLAQLPAEFRIISERAQAEGREPHEIEREVLGAPHAHIGAYLLGVWGLPYTIVEAVAHHHEPDAAPGEEFGVLGAVHVADVLAHEVSSREDPTGPSFDYEYLERVGVVARLSEWSELAQGLTSAVAKAVLR; from the coding sequence ATGAAACGTATTCTCTTCGTGGACGATGAACCCAACGTGCTGTCGGGTCTGCGGCGCATGTTGCGGGTGTACAGGAAGGAATGGGACATGAGCTTCGCTGGCGGGGGCGAGGCAGCCCTCGCGCAGTTGGATTCGGGGCACTTCGATGTGCTGGTCACCGACATGCGCATGCCTGGTGTCAACGGCGCTGAGCTGCTTGCCCAGGCACAGCAGCGGTGGCCCGAGGTGGTGCGCATCGTGCTTTCTGGGCACACCGAGCTGGAGGCGGCTCTGCGAGCGGTCCCAGTCGCGCACCAGTTCCTGGTCAAGCCGTGCAATCCGGAGGTGCTCAAGCAGGCCATCGAGCGCGCGTGCGACCTGCACGTGCTGCTCAGGCGTGAGGAGATTCGGCGCGCGGTAAGCAAGGTGGGCAGTCTGCCCAGCGTGCCTCGCGTACACATGGCAGTGACCAAGGCCCTGGCGGAGCCTGACGTGGACATCGGCAAGGTGGCCCAGCTCATCGAGCAGGACGCTGCCATGAGCGCCAAGACCCTGCAGTTGGTCAACTCCGCATTCTTCGGCCTGCCTAGACGGGTTGCCAGGGTTGCGGAGGCCGCCTCGCTGTTGGGTACCAACATGCTCAAAAACTTGGTCCTGAGCATCGATGTGTTCCGCTGCTTCAACACCTCGGACAAGGCGGCGCTCGCGGTCATGGAAGCGCAGCAAGAACACGCGCTGATGGCAGCATGCATCGCGATGCGCATCGTCAGCGATCGACGTGCTTCCGAGGACGCCTACATGTCCGCGCTATTGCACGACGTGGGCAAACTCGTCATGCTTGCCCAGTTGCCGGCGGAGTTCCGCATTATCAGCGAGCGGGCGCAAGCGGAAGGCCGCGAGCCACACGAGATCGAGCGCGAGGTGCTCGGGGCTCCTCACGCCCATATCGGCGCATATCTGCTGGGGGTGTGGGGCCTGCCCTACACGATCGTCGAGGCCGTCGCGCATCATCATGAGCCCGATGCCGCACCCGGCGAAGAGTTCGGCGTGTTGGGAGCAGTGCACGTGGCCGACGTGCTTGCGCACGAGGTTTCCAGTCGCGAGGATCCAACCGGACCCAGCTTCGACTACGAATACCTGGAGCGTGTAGGCGTCGTAGCGAGACTCTCCGAGTGGAGCGAGCTGGCACAAGGCCTTACTTCCGCGGTGGCCAAGGCGGTTTTGAGATGA
- a CDS encoding helix-turn-helix domain-containing protein codes for MHQLRHADVGPFVRLFGMVSDLRCVIKDAQHRYVYVNDAWLRCFGYADASEVLGRTALELFPKWRASRYIEEEKQILEQGILFDYEELSLNSDGTPERWRTIKAPWMRGGEIRGVTNVSVYIASPRSLESRTDEIPEIVVEFARRACEGATISDIAAEFGMSRRTFERRFRRAMQETPQQFRMRCKIAKAKQLLSSTQPLAAVARVCGFSDQSHFAKNFTKHVGVSPSKFRKAVSESGGSNILAVHRHTNAMVWPDTP; via the coding sequence ATGCACCAGCTGCGTCATGCCGATGTCGGTCCCTTTGTTCGGTTGTTCGGTATGGTCAGCGACCTGCGCTGCGTGATCAAGGACGCGCAGCATCGCTACGTGTACGTCAACGACGCATGGCTTCGATGTTTCGGCTACGCCGATGCGAGCGAGGTCCTGGGCCGCACGGCCCTCGAGCTCTTTCCGAAATGGAGAGCCAGCCGGTACATCGAAGAGGAGAAGCAGATCCTCGAGCAGGGCATCCTGTTCGACTACGAGGAGCTGTCGTTGAACTCGGACGGCACGCCCGAACGCTGGCGCACGATCAAGGCGCCCTGGATGCGTGGCGGCGAAATCCGTGGGGTGACGAATGTCAGCGTGTACATAGCTTCCCCGCGATCGTTGGAGAGCCGCACTGACGAGATTCCGGAAATCGTTGTCGAGTTTGCGCGGCGCGCATGCGAAGGGGCTACCATTTCGGACATTGCTGCCGAATTCGGCATGTCGAGACGCACGTTCGAGCGGCGTTTTCGCAGGGCCATGCAAGAGACGCCCCAGCAGTTCCGCATGCGCTGCAAGATAGCCAAAGCGAAGCAACTGCTGAGCTCGACCCAGCCGCTGGCTGCCGTCGCGAGGGTGTGCGGGTTCAGCGACCAGAGCCACTTCGCCAAGAACTTCACGAAGCACGTCGGCGTGAGCCCAAGCAAATTCCGGAAGGCGGTTTCCGAGTCCGGCGGCTCGAATATCCTGGCCGTCCACCGCCACACGAACGCGATGGTCTGGCCTGACACCCCCTAG
- a CDS encoding glycoside hydrolase family 88 protein, with translation MRADRHLFLVAIGLCLAAVFWLAGSGGATRRERSGFSASVDTNSILKVTSAVADWQLAHPSGRPHWDWTEGALWTGLLAHAHSTGDDKYLDALKKVSENLGHRLGPRRGMGDDHVVGQLHLWHYLRDELRRQLGPTRDVLQAFVSRPHDESLLWVNQIHEREWAWCDSLYMVPPTLAALHAATGDRRFLDVMDRLFWKTTDYLYDRESSLYWRDSRYFGQKEANGEKVFWSRGNGWVFAGLCHVLQHMPEDYAARPRYVKLFLEMAAKLKSLQQPDGSWRSSLLNPDAAGAPESSGTAFFTYGFLWGINNGILPEAEYKPAALKGWQRLVKSVHPDGKLGFVQKIADKPDSATFDETAPYGVGGFLQAGHELHKHLILSGSTIATLTASNPSEQVRLNEVVQVDWELVRSKLPKAGARNVGVRDAVRGYFVPTQVIDRDRNGSPDALLFRADLAPKERRRFQLCAFGKHKPRFRPNQMTARFVPERKDDFAWENDRIAYRAYGPALARESARGGIDVWTKSVRTPIVNEWYRKGSAHYHSDHGTGLDGYKVGDTLGCGGLGYLSADGRLVTSPVFAKSRVLENGPLRLKFELRYPPLKIDQATVSEVRTITMTTGEHHFEVQSRFKVVGDATGIRPVAGLALRDPKHKAAAFGGGFLGYWDNIMAREHGHIGTFILNDDSAHESYERKDGHLLKVLARDLARPVRYRAGAVWQKVDAPDAAAFENRLFRMNHETRHPIRVD, from the coding sequence ATGCGGGCGGATCGGCATCTCTTTCTTGTCGCGATTGGCCTGTGTCTCGCTGCCGTTTTTTGGCTGGCCGGCAGCGGAGGTGCCACGCGGCGGGAGCGCTCCGGTTTCTCTGCCTCGGTGGACACGAACAGCATTCTGAAGGTAACCAGCGCGGTCGCGGACTGGCAGCTGGCGCACCCATCCGGGCGTCCTCATTGGGACTGGACCGAAGGAGCGCTGTGGACCGGATTGCTGGCGCACGCCCACTCGACCGGTGACGACAAGTACCTCGATGCCTTGAAAAAGGTTTCCGAGAATCTCGGACACCGGCTGGGGCCACGGCGCGGGATGGGCGACGACCACGTGGTGGGCCAGCTGCACCTATGGCACTACCTGCGCGACGAGCTTCGACGGCAGCTCGGGCCGACGCGCGACGTGCTGCAGGCATTCGTGTCACGCCCGCATGATGAATCGTTGCTGTGGGTGAACCAGATTCACGAGCGCGAATGGGCCTGGTGCGACAGCCTGTACATGGTACCCCCCACGCTGGCCGCCCTGCACGCCGCAACCGGCGATCGACGCTTCCTCGACGTCATGGATCGACTCTTCTGGAAGACCACCGACTACCTCTACGACCGCGAGTCTTCACTGTACTGGCGCGACTCGAGGTATTTCGGCCAGAAGGAGGCAAACGGGGAGAAGGTCTTCTGGTCTCGAGGCAACGGTTGGGTATTCGCCGGGCTTTGCCACGTGCTTCAGCACATGCCCGAGGACTACGCGGCACGCCCGAGATACGTGAAGCTCTTCCTGGAGATGGCTGCCAAGCTGAAGAGCCTGCAGCAGCCCGACGGTTCCTGGCGCTCCTCCCTGCTGAATCCGGACGCCGCGGGCGCACCGGAGTCGTCGGGTACGGCCTTCTTTACCTACGGTTTTCTGTGGGGCATCAACAACGGGATCCTTCCGGAGGCAGAGTACAAGCCCGCTGCGCTCAAGGGCTGGCAGCGACTGGTCAAGAGCGTCCACCCTGACGGCAAGCTTGGCTTCGTCCAGAAGATCGCGGACAAGCCGGACAGCGCCACGTTCGATGAAACGGCCCCCTACGGCGTGGGCGGGTTTCTGCAGGCTGGTCACGAGCTGCACAAGCACCTGATCCTGTCAGGCAGCACGATCGCGACGCTGACGGCCAGCAACCCGAGCGAGCAGGTGCGCCTGAACGAAGTCGTGCAAGTCGATTGGGAACTGGTGCGGAGCAAGTTGCCCAAAGCCGGTGCCAGGAACGTGGGCGTGCGCGACGCCGTTCGAGGTTACTTCGTGCCGACCCAGGTGATCGACCGGGATCGAAACGGAAGCCCCGATGCGCTCCTGTTCCGGGCGGACCTGGCACCGAAGGAAAGGCGCCGGTTTCAGCTGTGTGCGTTCGGCAAGCACAAACCGAGGTTCCGCCCGAACCAGATGACGGCCCGCTTCGTACCGGAACGCAAGGACGATTTCGCCTGGGAAAACGACCGCATCGCTTATCGGGCCTATGGCCCCGCGCTCGCAAGGGAATCGGCGCGCGGTGGCATCGATGTGTGGACCAAGTCGGTGCGTACACCGATCGTCAACGAATGGTATCGGAAGGGCTCGGCCCACTACCACAGCGACCACGGCACAGGTCTCGACGGCTACAAAGTGGGCGATACCCTGGGTTGCGGTGGACTCGGGTACCTGTCAGCGGACGGCCGGCTCGTAACCAGCCCGGTCTTTGCGAAGTCCCGAGTGTTGGAGAACGGCCCGCTGCGCTTGAAGTTCGAGCTGAGGTACCCGCCCCTGAAGATCGACCAGGCTACGGTCAGCGAGGTGCGCACCATCACGATGACGACCGGTGAACACCACTTTGAAGTGCAATCCCGTTTCAAGGTGGTGGGCGATGCCACGGGTATTCGACCCGTCGCCGGGCTCGCGCTGCGCGATCCAAAGCACAAGGCGGCCGCGTTCGGCGGCGGCTTCCTGGGCTACTGGGACAACATCATGGCCCGAGAGCACGGTCATATCGGCACGTTCATCCTCAACGATGACTCCGCACACGAGTCTTATGAGAGAAAGGACGGTCACTTGCTCAAGGTCCTGGCACGGGATCTGGCTCGGCCCGTGCGCTACCGCGCGGGCGCCGTGTGGCAGAAGGTCGACGCACCGGATGCAGCCGCGTTCGAGAATCGGCTTTTTCGCATGAATCACGAAACGCGCCATCCAATCAGGGTCGATTAG
- the eda gene encoding bifunctional 4-hydroxy-2-oxoglutarate aldolase/2-dehydro-3-deoxy-phosphogluconate aldolase, with the protein MQTDAENMAPVFDARVIPVLVVRDAARAAPLGQALMDNGLALAEVTLRTPAAVEVIAALHELGGLRVGAGTVLNAKQAEAAVKAGAGFLVSPALHEDVIAYAQSANVPVVPGIATPSEIARAMALGLELVKFFPAEALGGVKLLGALGSVYPQMGLVPTGGIHPGNLLEYLALPNVVACGGSWMAPARLVDEGSFDEIGRLVREAVELSHDP; encoded by the coding sequence GTGCAGACGGACGCTGAAAACATGGCTCCTGTGTTCGACGCCAGGGTGATCCCCGTGCTCGTAGTCCGCGATGCCGCCAGAGCGGCGCCGCTGGGCCAAGCCCTGATGGATAACGGGCTTGCATTGGCCGAGGTGACCCTGCGTACCCCGGCAGCGGTCGAGGTGATCGCGGCGCTGCACGAGCTCGGGGGCCTGCGCGTGGGCGCTGGCACCGTGCTGAACGCCAAACAGGCCGAAGCCGCGGTAAAGGCAGGGGCTGGTTTCCTTGTGAGCCCCGCGCTGCACGAGGATGTGATCGCATATGCACAGTCGGCGAACGTGCCCGTCGTCCCAGGCATCGCAACCCCCTCGGAGATCGCGCGTGCCATGGCGCTCGGGCTCGAGCTGGTCAAGTTCTTCCCTGCCGAAGCGCTGGGAGGCGTCAAGCTGCTTGGCGCCCTGGGCAGCGTCTATCCACAGATGGGCCTGGTGCCCACGGGTGGCATCCACCCGGGAAATCTGCTGGAGTACCTGGCGCTACCCAACGTCGTTGCCTGCGGCGGCTCATGGATGGCTCCCGCGCGGCTGGTCGATGAGGGGAGCTTCGACGAGATCGGCAGACTCGTCCGCGAGGCGGTCGAGCTGTCCCACGATCCCTAG
- the kduI gene encoding 5-dehydro-4-deoxy-D-glucuronate isomerase, whose protein sequence is MRTHSTSRPDSYPKLRAADLRDSYLLEDLFKPGELQLVYTDLDRAVVGSAVPTGETLALEAGDRLRADYFCERRELGVINLGQAGSVTVDGAAYRMANRECLYIGRGSKDIGFSSERAQAPAGFYLLSYPAHAVHPTAHGRLEDANKIELGSQEQASERRLYQFIHENGIRSCQLVMGFTELLPGSVWNTMPPHTHDRRSEIYCYFDIADGHAVAHFMGEAHETRTLWVGEKQVALSPSWSLHCGVGTAPYAFVWGMGGENQRFDDMDGCAIPGLR, encoded by the coding sequence ATGCGAACGCACAGCACATCCCGTCCCGATTCGTATCCGAAGCTGCGAGCCGCTGACCTCAGGGATTCCTACCTGCTGGAGGACCTCTTCAAGCCGGGCGAGCTCCAGCTCGTCTACACCGATCTCGACCGCGCCGTCGTCGGTTCGGCCGTGCCGACCGGGGAGACGCTTGCCCTGGAGGCAGGCGATCGGCTCCGGGCCGATTACTTCTGCGAGCGCCGCGAGCTTGGGGTCATCAATCTGGGCCAGGCGGGCTCGGTTACCGTGGACGGCGCTGCCTACAGGATGGCCAACCGCGAGTGCCTCTACATTGGTCGTGGCTCGAAGGACATCGGTTTCAGCTCCGAGCGCGCGCAAGCGCCCGCAGGCTTCTACCTGCTCAGCTACCCGGCACACGCCGTGCATCCAACCGCCCATGGCAGGCTCGAAGACGCCAACAAGATCGAGCTCGGCAGCCAAGAGCAAGCCAGCGAGCGTCGCCTGTATCAGTTCATCCACGAGAACGGCATCCGCTCCTGCCAGCTAGTGATGGGCTTCACCGAGCTACTACCGGGGAGCGTCTGGAACACGATGCCACCGCACACTCACGACCGCCGCTCCGAAATCTACTGCTATTTCGATATCGCCGACGGCCACGCGGTGGCTCACTTCATGGGGGAAGCCCACGAGACCCGCACGCTGTGGGTGGGAGAAAAGCAAGTTGCGCTCTCGCCCTCCTGGTCGCTGCACTGCGGCGTGGGCACGGCTCCGTATGCCTTTGTCTGGGGTATGGGCGGTGAGAACCAGCGCTTCGACGACATGGACGGCTGCGCGATCCCGGGACTTCGCTGA